AATACCATTCCCTAAGCCACCTAAACCAAGCGTAATATCACGTAACGAACGATCATTCATATCCATTACACGTTTCCATCCAATTGTTCTTGGATCGATGTTTAAATTCTTTGTTTTTGATTGAAGGTTGTTATCCAACAATGCAGATAAAAGATTGTTTGCCTTTTCAATTGCTGAAAAATCACCTGTAAAGTGAAGATTAATATCTTCCATTGGTACAACTTGAGCAAAACCACCACCTGCAGCACCACCTTTTATTCCAAATACGGGTCCTAAAGAAGGCTCTCTTAATACTACTGTTGCTTGTTTACCAATTTTATTTAACCCTTCCGTTAATCCTATTGAAGTAGTTGTCTTTCCTTCTCCTGCTGGAGTTGGGGTAAGTGCAGTAACCAAAATCAAATTGTTTTGAGAAACTTTACTTTCATCAATCATTCTAATTGGAAGTTTGGCTTTGTACTTACCGTACATCTCCATATCATCTTCAGCAATATTTAATTTAGAAGCAATCTCTCTGATGTGCTCCATTTCATTTGCTTGGGCTATTTCTATATCGGATTTCATTTTTCTTTTTTAGTTAATTCGTACCGCAATCTAGTCAAATATAGAAGCATAACAAACTTCTATTAACTGGTTGAAAATTATTCCACTAGGAGTACATCTCCAGGGAAAATCTTATAGTCAATTAATTTATTCAACTTAACCAATCTATTTATACTGATAGAGAACATGTTACCAATAGACCAAACCGTTTGGTCTAGCTTAACCACATGCGTCTTAACCTTTTTATCAACAGGCTCTTTGATGATAACATTTATATCCCGGTTACCTTTTCCTATCAATTTAATTTCTGTTCTTCTATTCTGTTGATGCAAGAAATCCGAGCACTCTATCTCATTTGCGCAGCCATTCACCAAATTAGTTTCGCCTAAACCTATTGCTTTCATTCTCTCCACTCCAATTCCCTGTGTTTCT
The Flavobacteriales bacterium DNA segment above includes these coding regions:
- a CDS encoding OmpA family protein, with product MSYGFDEHELKGEGKGTLNLFAQLLKDIPTLKIEIRSHTDSKGPSWYNHQLSRKRSAWILAHLETQGIGVERMKAIGLGETNLVNGCANEIECSDFLHQQNRRTEIKLIGKGNRDINVIIKEPVDKKVKTHVVKLDQTVWSIGNMFSISINRLVKLNKLIDYKIFPGDVLLVE